The proteins below are encoded in one region of Brassica napus cultivar Da-Ae chromosome A6, Da-Ae, whole genome shotgun sequence:
- the LOC106348594 gene encoding chloride channel protein CLC-d isoform X2, with the protein MLSNHLQNGIESDNLLWSRVPDSDDASTDGVGLLSSPRDGGGGVDSLDYEVIENYAYREEQAHRGKLYVGYYVAVKWFFSLLIGIGTGLAAVFINLSVENFAGWKFALTFAIIQKSYFAGFIVYLVINLVLVFSSAYIITQFAPAAAGSGIPEIKGYLNGIDIPGTLLFRTLIGKIFGSIGSVGGGLALGKEGPLVHTGACIASLLGQGGSTKYHFNSRWPQLFKSDRDRRDLVTCGCAAGVAAAFRAPVGGVLFALEEVTSWWRSQLMWRVFFTSAIVAVVVRTAMGWCKSGICGHFGGGGFIIWDVSDGQDDYYFKELLPMAVIGVIGGLLGALFNQLTYYMTSWRRNYLHKKGNRVKIYEACIISCLTSTISFGLPLLRKCSPCPETVTDSGIECPRPPGMYGNYVNFYCKTDNEYNDLATIFFNTQDDAIRNLFSAKTMREFSAQSLLTFLAMFYTLAVVTFGTAVPAGQFVPGIMIGSTYGRLVGMFVVRFYKKLNIEEGTYALLGAASFLGGSMRMTVSLCVIMVEITNNLKLLPLIMLVLLVSKAVGDAFNEGLYEVQARLKGIPLLESRPKYHMRQMIAKEACQSQKVISLPRVIRVADVASILRSNKHNGFPVIDHTRSGETLVIGLVLRSHLLVLLQSKVDFQHSPLPCDPSARPIMHRFSEFAKPVSSKGLCIEDIHLTSDDLEMYIDLAPFLNPSPYVVPEDMSLTKVYNLFRQLGLRHLFVVPRPSRVIGLITRKDLLIEENGESSAVELQQSTSRSVQ; encoded by the exons atgctCTCGAATCATCTACAGAACGGGATCGAATCCGATAACCTCCTCTGGTCTCGCGTCCCTGACTCCGACGATGCTTCCACCGACGGCGTTGGCTTACTCAGCTCCCCCCGTGACGGCGGCGGTGGCGTTGATAGTCTTGATTACGAGGTTATCGAGAATTACGCTTACAGAGAAGAACAG GCGCATAGAGGGAAGCTTTACGTTGGTTACTACGTTGCAGTCAAGTGGTTCTTCTCGTTACTCATCGGGATCG GAACTGGATTGGCTGCTGTTTTCATTAATCTCTCGGTTGAGAATTTCGCTGGATGGAAGTTTGCTCTGACTTTCGCCATCATTCAGAAGTCTTACTTTGCGGGGTTTATTGTTTACCTTGTCATCAATCTAGTCTTGGTGTTTTCTTCCGCGTATATTATTACGCAGTTCGCTCCTGCTGCCGCTGGCTCTGGCATTCCTGAGATCAAGGGTTATCTCAATG GAATTGATATTCCTGGTACCTTGCTCTTTAGAACTCTTATCGGAAAG ATATTTGGAAGCATTGGTTCTGTTGGAGGTGGCTTAGCCTTGGGGAAAGAAGGTCCCCTTGTACATACAGGTGCTTGCATTGCATCTTTGCTTGGTCAG GGTGGATCTACCAAATATCATTTTAACTCTAGATGGCCGCAGCTTTTTAAGAGTGACAGAGATCGTCGTGATCTT GTCACTTGTGGATGTGCAGCTGGAGTTGCTGCAGCTTTTAGAGCTCCAGTTGGTGGAGTGTTATTTGCGTTAGAGGAGGTCACATCATG GTGGAGAAGTCAACTTATGTGGCGTGTCTTTTTCACATCTGCTATCGTGGCTGTTGTGGTGCGTACTGCCATGGGATGGTGCAAGAGTGGAATATGTGGACATTTTGGTGGAGGTGGTTTCATTATATGGGATGTATCAGA TGGTCAAGATGACTACTACTTCAAGGAGCTACTACCAATGGCTGTAATTGGAGTTATCGGAGGCCTACTTG GGGCATTATTTAACCAACTTACATACTATATGACATCTTGGCGTCGAAATTATTTGCACAAGAAAGGAAATCGAGTGAAG ATATATGAAGCATGCATCATCTCTTGCTTAACTTCGACAATCTCATTTGGGCTGCCACTCCTAAGGAAATGCAGTCCATGCCCTGAAACAGTTACTGACTCTGGTATTGAATGTCCACGGCCTCCTGGAATGTATGGGAATTACGTAAAT TTCTACTGCAAGACGGATAACGAATACAATGATCTCGCCACAATTTTCTTCAATACTCAG GATGATGCTATAAGGAATTTGTTCAGCGCAAAAACAATGCGAGAATTCAGTGCTCAGAGTCTACTGACTTTTTTG GCTATGTTTTATACGTTAGCAGTGGTGACATTTGGCACAGCTGTTCCCGCTGGCCAGTTTGTCCCTGGAATAATGATAGGATCAACTTATGGGCGCCTTGTAGGCATGTTTGTAGTCAGGTTTTACAAGAAGCTCAACATTGAAGAGGGAAC TTATGCTTTGCTGGGAGCTGCTTCATTTCTTGGAGGCTCGATGCGGATGACTGTATCTTTATGTGTTATCATGGTTGAAATCACAAACAACCTGAAACTTCTGCCTCTTATAATGTTGGTTCTTCTCGTTTCAAAG GCCGTGGGTGATGCTTTCAATGAGGGATTGTATGAAGTACAAGCACGCCTTAAGGGCATTCCGTTACTGGAATCGAGACCCAAATATCACATGCGGCAAATGATAGCGAAGGAAGCATGTCAAAGTCAGAAG GTAATTTCTTTACCTCGAGTTATCAGAGTTGCAGATGTCGCTTCAATTTTGCGCAGCAACAAACACAATGGATTTCCG GTGATCGACCACACGAGAAGTGGTGAAACACTTGTCATTGGGTTAGTTCTTCGGAG TCACTTGCTTGTACTCCTTCAATCTAAAGTGGATTTTCAACATAGTCCTCTGCCTTGTGATCCAAGCGCCAGACCGATCAT GCACAGATTTAGCGAGTTTGCTAAACCTGTTTCATCTAAAGGGTTATGCATAGAGGATATACATCTAACTTCAGATGATTTAGAGATGTATATAGATCTTGCTCCATTTCTGAATCCGTCTCCATACGTTGTTCCTGAAGACATGTCGTTGACAAAG GTATACAACCTTTTTCGGCAACTTGGATTGAGACATCTATTTGTTGTTCCTCGTCCTTCTCGTGTGATAGGCTTGATCACAAGAAAGGATTTGCTAATTGAG GAAAACGGGGAATCATCAGCTGTTGAACTCCAACAGTCAACTAGT AGGTCGGTACAGTGA
- the LOC106348594 gene encoding chloride channel protein CLC-d isoform X1, translating to MLSNHLQNGIESDNLLWSRVPDSDDASTDGVGLLSSPRDGGGGVDSLDYEVIENYAYREEQAHRGKLYVGYYVAVKWFFSLLIGIGTGLAAVFINLSVENFAGWKFALTFAIIQKSYFAGFIVYLVINLVLVFSSAYIITQFAPAAAGSGIPEIKGYLNGIDIPGTLLFRTLIGKIFGSIGSVGGGLALGKEGPLVHTGACIASLLGQGGSTKYHFNSRWPQLFKSDRDRRDLVTCGCAAGVAAAFRAPVGGVLFALEEVTSWWRSQLMWRVFFTSAIVAVVVRTAMGWCKSGICGHFGGGGFIIWDVSDGQDDYYFKELLPMAVIGVIGGLLGALFNQLTYYMTSWRRNYLHKKGNRVKIYEACIISCLTSTISFGLPLLRKCSPCPETVTDSGIECPRPPGMYGNYVNFYCKTDNEYNDLATIFFNTQDDAIRNLFSAKTMREFSAQSLLTFLAMFYTLAVVTFGTAVPAGQFVPGIMIGSTYGRLVGMFVVRFYKKLNIEEGTYALLGAASFLGGSMRMTVSLCVIMVEITNNLKLLPLIMLVLLVSKAVGDAFNEGLYEVQARLKGIPLLESRPKYHMRQMIAKEACQSQKVISLPRVIRVADVASILRSNKHNGFPVIDHTRSGETLVIGLVLRSHLLVLLQSKVDFQHSPLPCDPSARPIMHRFSEFAKPVSSKGLCIEDIHLTSDDLEMYIDLAPFLNPSPYVVPEDMSLTKVYNLFRQLGLRHLFVVPRPSRVIGLITRKDLLIEENGESSAVELQQSTSVRGRYSETATRTDAGRPLLDDLLG from the exons atgctCTCGAATCATCTACAGAACGGGATCGAATCCGATAACCTCCTCTGGTCTCGCGTCCCTGACTCCGACGATGCTTCCACCGACGGCGTTGGCTTACTCAGCTCCCCCCGTGACGGCGGCGGTGGCGTTGATAGTCTTGATTACGAGGTTATCGAGAATTACGCTTACAGAGAAGAACAG GCGCATAGAGGGAAGCTTTACGTTGGTTACTACGTTGCAGTCAAGTGGTTCTTCTCGTTACTCATCGGGATCG GAACTGGATTGGCTGCTGTTTTCATTAATCTCTCGGTTGAGAATTTCGCTGGATGGAAGTTTGCTCTGACTTTCGCCATCATTCAGAAGTCTTACTTTGCGGGGTTTATTGTTTACCTTGTCATCAATCTAGTCTTGGTGTTTTCTTCCGCGTATATTATTACGCAGTTCGCTCCTGCTGCCGCTGGCTCTGGCATTCCTGAGATCAAGGGTTATCTCAATG GAATTGATATTCCTGGTACCTTGCTCTTTAGAACTCTTATCGGAAAG ATATTTGGAAGCATTGGTTCTGTTGGAGGTGGCTTAGCCTTGGGGAAAGAAGGTCCCCTTGTACATACAGGTGCTTGCATTGCATCTTTGCTTGGTCAG GGTGGATCTACCAAATATCATTTTAACTCTAGATGGCCGCAGCTTTTTAAGAGTGACAGAGATCGTCGTGATCTT GTCACTTGTGGATGTGCAGCTGGAGTTGCTGCAGCTTTTAGAGCTCCAGTTGGTGGAGTGTTATTTGCGTTAGAGGAGGTCACATCATG GTGGAGAAGTCAACTTATGTGGCGTGTCTTTTTCACATCTGCTATCGTGGCTGTTGTGGTGCGTACTGCCATGGGATGGTGCAAGAGTGGAATATGTGGACATTTTGGTGGAGGTGGTTTCATTATATGGGATGTATCAGA TGGTCAAGATGACTACTACTTCAAGGAGCTACTACCAATGGCTGTAATTGGAGTTATCGGAGGCCTACTTG GGGCATTATTTAACCAACTTACATACTATATGACATCTTGGCGTCGAAATTATTTGCACAAGAAAGGAAATCGAGTGAAG ATATATGAAGCATGCATCATCTCTTGCTTAACTTCGACAATCTCATTTGGGCTGCCACTCCTAAGGAAATGCAGTCCATGCCCTGAAACAGTTACTGACTCTGGTATTGAATGTCCACGGCCTCCTGGAATGTATGGGAATTACGTAAAT TTCTACTGCAAGACGGATAACGAATACAATGATCTCGCCACAATTTTCTTCAATACTCAG GATGATGCTATAAGGAATTTGTTCAGCGCAAAAACAATGCGAGAATTCAGTGCTCAGAGTCTACTGACTTTTTTG GCTATGTTTTATACGTTAGCAGTGGTGACATTTGGCACAGCTGTTCCCGCTGGCCAGTTTGTCCCTGGAATAATGATAGGATCAACTTATGGGCGCCTTGTAGGCATGTTTGTAGTCAGGTTTTACAAGAAGCTCAACATTGAAGAGGGAAC TTATGCTTTGCTGGGAGCTGCTTCATTTCTTGGAGGCTCGATGCGGATGACTGTATCTTTATGTGTTATCATGGTTGAAATCACAAACAACCTGAAACTTCTGCCTCTTATAATGTTGGTTCTTCTCGTTTCAAAG GCCGTGGGTGATGCTTTCAATGAGGGATTGTATGAAGTACAAGCACGCCTTAAGGGCATTCCGTTACTGGAATCGAGACCCAAATATCACATGCGGCAAATGATAGCGAAGGAAGCATGTCAAAGTCAGAAG GTAATTTCTTTACCTCGAGTTATCAGAGTTGCAGATGTCGCTTCAATTTTGCGCAGCAACAAACACAATGGATTTCCG GTGATCGACCACACGAGAAGTGGTGAAACACTTGTCATTGGGTTAGTTCTTCGGAG TCACTTGCTTGTACTCCTTCAATCTAAAGTGGATTTTCAACATAGTCCTCTGCCTTGTGATCCAAGCGCCAGACCGATCAT GCACAGATTTAGCGAGTTTGCTAAACCTGTTTCATCTAAAGGGTTATGCATAGAGGATATACATCTAACTTCAGATGATTTAGAGATGTATATAGATCTTGCTCCATTTCTGAATCCGTCTCCATACGTTGTTCCTGAAGACATGTCGTTGACAAAG GTATACAACCTTTTTCGGCAACTTGGATTGAGACATCTATTTGTTGTTCCTCGTCCTTCTCGTGTGATAGGCTTGATCACAAGAAAGGATTTGCTAATTGAG GAAAACGGGGAATCATCAGCTGTTGAACTCCAACAGTCAACTAGTGTAAG AGGTCGGTACAGTGAGACAGCAACGCGGACGGACGCTGGACGTCCGCTTCTAGACGATCTCTTAGGCTAG
- the LOC111213964 gene encoding sugar transport protein 8-like has product MAGGFVAFSGDSPAFQAKMTVYVFICVVIAAVGGLIFGYDIGISGGVTAMDDFLMKFFPAVYERKKQAHEDNYCKYDNQFLQLFTSSLYLAALVASFFASATCSKLGRKPTMQLASIFFLIGVGLASGAANMYMLIMGRILLGFGVGFGNQAVPLFLSEIAPARLRGGLNIVFQLMITIGILIASVVNYFTSSIHPYGWRLALGGAGIPALILLFGSLLICETPTSLIERNKTEEGKATLKKIRGVEDVDEEYQSLVQACEFARQVKDPYRRLMKPESRPPLVIGLLLQLFQQFTGINAIMFYAPVLFQTVGFGNNAALLSAVITGSVNVVSTLVGILLVDRTGRRFLLLQAAVQMLSCQLVIGIILAKDLGVKGTLGKTEAMIVVILVCVYVMGFAWSWGPLGWLIPSETFPLETRTEGYALAVSCNMFFTFVIAQAFLSMLCAMKSGIFFFFSAWIVVMGLFALFFVPETKGVSIDDIKDSVWKRHWYWKRFMLRGA; this is encoded by the exons ATGGCTGGTGGGTTTGTAGCGTTTAGTGGTGATTCCCCGGCCTTTCAGGCGAAGATGACTGTTTACGTCTTCATCTGTGTCGTTATCGCCGCTGTTGGTGGTTTGATCTTTGGTTATGATATTGGAATCTCTG GTGGAGTAACGGCGATGGACGATTTCTTGATGAAGTTTTTTCCAGCTGTGTACGAGAGGAAGAAGCAAGCGCACGAGGATAACTACTGCAAGTACGACAACCAGTTCTTGCAGCTCTTCACCTCCTCTCTTTACCTCGCGGCACTCGTGGCCAGCTTCTTCGCCTCTGCCACATGCTCTAAGCTCGGCAGGAAACCTACAATGCAGTTAGCTTCTATCTTCTTCTTGATCGGCGTTGGCCTTGCCTCCGGAGCTGCTAACATGTATATGTTGATCATGGGCAGAATCTTGCTCGGCTTTGGCGTTGGCTTTGGTAATCAG GCCGTACCGCTTTTCTTATCAGAGATAGCTCCAGCTAGGCTTCGTGGAGGTCTCAACATTGTGTTCCAACTAATGATTACAATAGGAATCCTTATCGCCAGCGTAGTCAACTACTTCACCTCTTCTATTCACCCTTACGGATGGCGACTGGCCCTCGGTGGGGCGGGGATTCCTGCCCTCATCCTCCTCTTCGGATCACTTCTCATCTGCGAAACACCGACGAGTCTCATCGAGCGGAACAAGACCGAGGAAGGCAAGGCAACGCTCAAGAAGATCAGAGGCGTCGAAGATGTTGATGAGGAGTATCAATCACTCGTCCAAGCTTGTGAGTTCGCGAGGCAAGTCAAGGACCCTTACAGGAGGCTGATGAAGCCCGAGAGCCGACCGCCTCTTGTCATCGGATTGTTGCTCCAGCTGTTCCAACAGTTCACTGGAATCAATGCCATCATGTTTTATGCCCCGGTTTTGTTTCAGACCGTAGGGTTTGGAAATAATGCAGCTTTGCTTTCGGCCGTTATTACAGGATCTGTCAATGTTGTCAGCACTTTGGTAGGGATTTTGTTAGTCGACAGAACCGGTCGGAGATTTCTCTTGCTCCAGGCTGCAGTCCAAATGCTCAGTTGCCAG TTGGTCATTGGAATCATTCTAGCCAAGGACCTAGGCGTGAAGGGTACTTTAGGTAAGACAGAAGCCATGATAGTGGTCATCTTGGTGTGCGTTTACGTGATGGGTTTCGCTTGGTCATGGGGACCATTAGGATGGCTGATCCCTAGCGAGACCTTTCCCTTGGAGACACGAACCGAAGGGTACGCATTGGCAGTGTCGTGCAACATGTTCTTCACGTTCGTGATCGCTCAGGCCTTCCTATCAATGCTTTGTGCGATGAAGTCAgggattttcttcttcttcagtgctTGGATCGTTGTGATGGGACTCTTTGCTTTGTTCTTCGTGCCAGAGACTAAAGGTGTCTCGATTGATGACATTAAGGATAGTGTTTGGAAACGGCATTGGTACTGGAAGAGGTTTATGCTTAGAGGAGCATGA